In Thermococcus sp., one DNA window encodes the following:
- a CDS encoding MinD/ParA family protein → MVVIGITGFEGSGKTALTANIGACLAMRGVRTLLIDADLYFPNLAFQFGVTPKYTIHSYLENPRMDLEWLTYPYLEIKNLHLLLGDPNAPIRHRLSFKGLNTLIEYFKSAYGAVLVDFPSGLPIDAHPIVSELDYQVLVIDPSTIPLRNLNDWVDSAIRKFLHLGIEDFWVILNKPLIPEKNLEALEKFISEELEVPLLGTVPYDPSILEGTYNGIPICAWRDELGVITKLSYTFEEIFF, encoded by the coding sequence ATGGTGGTAATAGGGATAACCGGCTTTGAGGGCAGTGGAAAGACCGCCCTGACAGCAAATATTGGGGCATGCCTAGCCATGAGAGGCGTCAGGACTCTTCTCATCGACGCCGACCTGTACTTTCCGAACCTTGCGTTCCAGTTCGGGGTCACACCGAAGTACACCATCCACTCCTATCTTGAGAACCCCAGGATGGATCTGGAATGGCTGACGTACCCCTATCTGGAAATCAAGAACCTCCACCTCCTCCTTGGCGACCCAAACGCCCCCATCAGACACAGACTGTCGTTTAAAGGCCTCAACACACTAATTGAATACTTCAAAAGTGCATACGGTGCGGTTCTTGTTGACTTTCCATCGGGTCTTCCAATAGACGCCCACCCCATCGTTTCCGAGCTTGATTACCAGGTACTGGTCATAGACCCCAGCACCATCCCCCTGAGGAATCTCAACGACTGGGTGGATTCGGCAATCAGAAAGTTCCTTCATCTCGGGATCGAGGACTTCTGGGTTATACTCAACAAGCCCCTCATACCTGAGAAAAACCTCGAAGCCCTGGAAAAGTTCATCTCCGAGGAACTGGAGGTCCCGCTCCTTGGAACGGTTCCTTATGACCCCTCCATCCTGGAGGGCACGTACAACGGCATCCCCATATGCGCCTGGAGGGATGAGCTGGGAGTCATAACCAAGCTTTCCTACACGTTTGAAGAAATCTTCTTTTAA